CTAGAAGGAAATGAAAACTCTTTTTCTAATGAATTTATTTCTGCCTCATTTTTATTCTTTACAGCTTTTTGAAGTCTTTTTAAGTAACTTCTTCCTAGCTCAATTCGAGTAATAATCTCTTCTTTATTTGATGAAACTTGACCGTGACCTGGAACTAACAAGGATAATTCAAACTTATTAATTAGTTCTTCTGCCTTATCTAAAGTATTGTAATAGCTTTTTACACTATCAAATACAATCGGAAGTTCAAAATCAGATAAATAATCCCCTGTAACCCATATTCCTAAATTTTCAATATAAAGGAATAAACCATCTTTCGTATGCCCAGGAGAATGATAAAATCTTAATGTTGTCTGTCCAATTTTAATTTCTTGGCCATCTTCACTAATCATTAAATCAATTTTTGGAAATTGTATTGGTCTGGCATGATTAATATAATTGTCATTGTAAAATTGACGGATTTTTGATAGTTTAATATCTTTTTCAGGATGGTTATGTAAATTTTCGCTTCCAATAGTCTTAGCGTTAGGAAATGCATAATAACCTATAATGTGATCAAAATCTCCATGTGTAAAGTATAAATAAATTGGTCGTTCATTTTTAATTGATTCAACAAATTCCTTTATCTCATTTATTTCATGAGGTAACCAAGTTGGATCCACAATAATGATACAATCGTCGGTCGCTACAACGGTTGAGTTAGTTTGAAATAATGCACTTTGAAATACTGTAATATTGTCATTTTGAAATAAAATCATTGAATTACTCCTTTACTAATTTTTAGAACATTATGTTGATACTTAATATTGTATCAAATAATAGAAAAAACCTTAATGAATTAACTACAAATGTGTCAGTTCATTAAGGTTATACCTAGAATGATTAGCTTGGAAAGAAATTTGGCTTAACGATTGTATCATCGTATCGTTTATGAAATACATGAGTTGTAGCAGGCGACATAGGCGGAATTAACCACTTCCAATTACCTGTTAACTCACGGCCACATGATTCTTCTTGTTTTTCAAATTGAAGAAATTGCTGTGCGGCAGAATGATGATCAACAATACTAACACCATTTTTTTTATATGAATATAAAACGGCAATATTTAATTCAACTAGTGCACGATCTTTCCAAAGTGTACTGTTTCTTTTCGTATCTTGGCCGATAATTTTGGCTACTTTAGGCAAAAGATTAAAACGAAATTCATCAGCTAAATTTCGAGCACCAATTTCAGTTCCCATATACCATCCATTAAATGGGGCAGCACGATAAGATATACCACCAATCTCTAGAGTCATATCTGATATCATCGGAACAGCGTACCATTTAGTATTTAGAGGGGAAAAATCGTATTCCGGATGTTCAATAGGTACTTCGAGTACGATTTCAGTTGGGATCGTAAAATAGTTTGGTTCATGACTGTCTAATGAATAAACAATGGGCAAAATGTCGAAGTTAGTACCATTTCCTTTCCAACCAAGACTCTCACATTCTTTTGTAAACTCGATCGACTTTGGGTCTCCAATTATTCCATTTTCTGTTTCGTAGCCAGCATATCGAATCAGCTGGTGATTATGGATTTTAAGAGTATTATTTGCTCCTAGATTTGGTTTGAAAATTGTAATTGTAGGTAGAATCTTACCTGAATTTGTAGCATAGCTTATATGATGCAATAGTTCGTGCTCTATACTTTTATCATCGTTAATATGGCGAGCATCTAAAACATGAAGCTTATCCCAAAATAGTCTACCGATACAGCGGTTACTATTGCGCCACGCCATTTTCGCACCGTGCTCTAATTCCTCATACGTATGAGTGTAAAAACCAGTATCTCGAATCTCGGCTTCGATACTTTTTAATCGTTTTTCTATTTGATCTGATTTATCGAGTTCCTTATAGCATTGTGATATAAAGGAAAATGCTTCTTTATATAAAGCGGAAGTTGTTATCATATTAATCTCCAGTTGGTTAATTTAAAAAACTAGTAATAATTTATAAGCCTCATTATTATACCCCACAAATAATTTGGAGAAAATTAATATAATATTTATATGTTTTAATACGAGGGCTGAAGAACTATCTAAAAATTTTGTCAAAAGGAATCCCAAATTGTATAATGTTATATGTACATAATCTTAATTTAAAAAAGGATGGATGAGTTTGTCTACTTTAGATGCAAAGTTACAAATGTTAAAAGAACTAACGGATGCAAACGGCGTAGCTGGATTTGAACATGAACCACGTGAAGTAATGAGAAAATATATTACACCACTTGCTGATGAGGTTGTAACTGATAATTTAGGAAGCTTAATAGCAGTTAAAACCGGAGACCCAAATGGTCCAAGAATTGAAGTTGCTGGACATCTTGATGAAGTTGGATTTATGGTTACACAAATTGATGACAAAGGATTTTTACGTTTTCAAACAATTGGTGGCTGGTGGTCCCAAGTAATGCTTGCTCAGCGTGTTACCATTTCAACAAAAGAAGGTAATATTACAGGTATTATTGGTTCGAAACCGCCTCATATTATGAGTGCAGAAGCAAGAAGAAAAGTAGTAGACATTAAGGATATGTTTATTGATATCGGTGCTTCAAGTAAAGAAGAGGCATTAGAATTTGGGGTTCGTCCTGGAGACCAGGTTGTTCCATATTTTGAATTCCAAACGATGAAAAATGAAAAATTATTATTAGCAAAGGCATGGGATAATCGTATCGGTTGTGCTATTGCAATTGACGTTTTAGAACAATTACAAGGCCAAGCACATCCAAATATTGTATTTGGAGTTGGTACAGTTCAAGAAGAAGTAGGACTTCGTGGTGCAAAAACATCTACATATAAAATCGAACCAGATATCGGTTTTGCATTAGATGTTGGTGTTGCAGGTGACATGCCAGGTGTATCTGAAAGAGAAGCACAAGGTAAATTAGGCAAAGGCCCGCAAATCGTTTTATATGATGCATCAATGGTGTCTCATAAAGATTTACGAGAATTTGTAGTAAATGTAGCAGATGAAATTGGAATTCCATATCAATATGAGTCCATGCCTGGCGGAGGAACTGACGCTGGTTCAATGCATATTACTATGAAAGGTGTTCCAGCATTAGCAATCACAATTCCAACGAGATATATTCATTCTCACTCTGGTATCCTTCATCGTGATGATTATGAAAATACAGTTAAATTAATCGTAGAAGTAATCAAACGATTAGATCGCGATACAGTAGAGCGTTTAACATATAACTAACAAGAATCAATCCCTCATTTATTGAGGGATTTTTTTTAATAGTCAACCAAGCCTATATGAATTGCAACATCTACTATTTATAGATACCATTCTAAATTATAAGATTTAGCAGTCATAGTAACTCATGAAGCCCTTATGAGTAACTAAATAAGAGTAACTAAATTTCACCAACTTGCTTTTTTACATGATCATGATTCCATATCTCCGAAAAAACCTCATTTATTAAGGCGTTTTTGCTAATTCTACTTACCTACCAAACCTAATTTTCCCATTTTTTCCGTCTTCAACGTTATCGAACTGAAACAAATTGTATTATTCCTATAACTAGTTTGAAATAGTTTTGTCACATCTTATTGTTATCATAAATGCACGCTTTTCGAATAAGGATACTCGGAAATAGAGTTTGAAAAATGGTTTCTTACGTAATTTTTTAAAGCTAATAAATAAAATTTAGACTCCAATTTTGTAAATGGAGTTTCCTAAGGAGCCAAGACTTAATTAGTACTTGGCTGATTTTTTTTATAGGGAGACACCTTATTTAAAATATGGAAAAGCAAAATAAATATTAAGTTTTGAGGTGAGTTAATGAAAGCAAAAGTTAAAGTCAACAACGTAACAAAGGTTTTCGGTAAGTCTCCAAAGAACGCCATAAAGTTACTAGAAAAGGGATATTCAAAAAAGCAAATATTAGAGCAGACAAACTCAACAATCGGGGTAAATAATGCAAGCTTTGAAATATTCCCGGGTGAAATTTTTGTTGTAATGGGACTGTCAGGTAGTGGTAAATCTACTTTGATTCGAATGCTCAATCGATTAATTGAACCAACTACTGGTCAAATCTTGATCGACGATGAGGATATTGTAAAAATGAATCCACAGCAGTTAAGAGATGTTCGTCGAAAAAAAATTAGTATGGTTTTTCAAAATTTTGCTCTGTTCCCACACAAGACAATTCTTGAAAATACGGAATATGGTTTAGAAATACAAAATATTTCTCAGGAAGAAAGAACAGAAAAAGCTTTGAAGGCATTAAAAATAGTTGGCTTAAAAGGATATGAGCATCAATTCCCATCACAATTAAGTGGTGGTATGCAACAACGTGTTGGCCTTGCAAGGGCACTTACAAGTGACACGGATATTTTATTAATGGATGAAGCATTTAGCGCGCTCGATCCATTAATTCGTAAAGATATGCAGGACGAATTATTAGAACTGCAAGAGACGATGAAAAAAACGATTATATTTATAACACATGACCTGGATGAGGCCCTGCGAATAGGAGACAGAATTGCTCTTATGAAAGATGGTAACATAATGCAAATTGGTTCACCTGAGGAGATCATGGTAAATCCAGCCAATGAATATGTTGAACGATTTGTAGAAGATGTAGACCTATCAAAAGTATTAACGGCGGCTCATGTACAGAAGCGTGCTGAAAGAATTACGCCTGACCGTGGACCACGTGTAGCTTTACAAGTTATGAGAGACCAAGGATATTCAAGCATTTTTGTGGTTGATCGCAGACAAAAGCTACTTGGAGCAATTACTGCTGATGATGCTTCAAATGCTCTTATTAAAAATAAATCGGTAGAAGAAGCTATGCAGAAAGAAATTGTGTCTGTTTATGAAGAAACTTTATTAACTGATGTAATTGGAGCACTGGCAACTTCTGTACTACCATTAGCAGTTATAGATAAAAATGAACGATTAAAAGGTGTCATTATCCGTGGAGCAGTAATTGGTGCATTAGCGGGTAAAACGGACGATTTAAATATAAAGGGAGGTTAAATATATGGGTATTCCAAAAATTCCGTTAGCAGAATGGATTGATAAAATTGTCGATATAATTATTAAAACTTTCCATCCTCTATTTGGCGCAATAACCAACATCACAGAAACCCTTTTAAATAACCTTGTTAAAGTTTTAGGACTTGGCCCATCTATTATTCTAATCATATTAATTTCATTACTTGCTTTTTATACAAGTAGGTGGACAGTTGGTCTGTTTACGTTACTTGGCTTGTTATTAATCGATAATCTTGGACTTTGGGGTGCTACAGTTGATTCGTTAGCATTGATCTTATCATCAATTGTTATTACGGTTGTAATTGGAATTCCTTTAGGGATTTGGACGTCGCAAAACGATCGAGTAAAACAAGTAATTACACCAATACTAGACTTTATGCAAACAATGCCAGCATTTGTTTATTTAATTCCAGCAATTCTCTTTTTCGGAATTGGTGTAGTTCCTGGTATTTTAGCTTCTGTCATTTTTGCAATTCCACCAACAATCCGATTAACGAATTTAGGTATACGAGAGGTTCCAAGTGATTTAATAGAGGCATCTAATGCTTTTGGATCAACAACGTGGCAAAGACTATTTAAAGTACAGCTACCTTTAGCAGCACCTACAATTTTAGCTGGTATAAATCAAAGTATTATGCTTGCATTAT
This genomic interval from Gottfriedia acidiceleris contains the following:
- a CDS encoding quaternary amine ABC transporter ATP-binding protein, encoding MKAKVKVNNVTKVFGKSPKNAIKLLEKGYSKKQILEQTNSTIGVNNASFEIFPGEIFVVMGLSGSGKSTLIRMLNRLIEPTTGQILIDDEDIVKMNPQQLRDVRRKKISMVFQNFALFPHKTILENTEYGLEIQNISQEERTEKALKALKIVGLKGYEHQFPSQLSGGMQQRVGLARALTSDTDILLMDEAFSALDPLIRKDMQDELLELQETMKKTIIFITHDLDEALRIGDRIALMKDGNIMQIGSPEEIMVNPANEYVERFVEDVDLSKVLTAAHVQKRAERITPDRGPRVALQVMRDQGYSSIFVVDRRQKLLGAITADDASNALIKNKSVEEAMQKEIVSVYEETLLTDVIGALATSVLPLAVIDKNERLKGVIIRGAVIGALAGKTDDLNIKGG
- a CDS encoding nitric oxide synthase oxygenase, with protein sequence MITTSALYKEAFSFISQCYKELDKSDQIEKRLKSIEAEIRDTGFYTHTYEELEHGAKMAWRNSNRCIGRLFWDKLHVLDARHINDDKSIEHELLHHISYATNSGKILPTITIFKPNLGANNTLKIHNHQLIRYAGYETENGIIGDPKSIEFTKECESLGWKGNGTNFDILPIVYSLDSHEPNYFTIPTEIVLEVPIEHPEYDFSPLNTKWYAVPMISDMTLEIGGISYRAAPFNGWYMGTEIGARNLADEFRFNLLPKVAKIIGQDTKRNSTLWKDRALVELNIAVLYSYKKNGVSIVDHHSAAQQFLQFEKQEESCGRELTGNWKWLIPPMSPATTHVFHKRYDDTIVKPNFFPS
- a CDS encoding MBL fold metallo-hydrolase — translated: MILFQNDNITVFQSALFQTNSTVVATDDCIIIVDPTWLPHEINEIKEFVESIKNERPIYLYFTHGDFDHIIGYYAFPNAKTIGSENLHNHPEKDIKLSKIRQFYNDNYINHARPIQFPKIDLMISEDGQEIKIGQTTLRFYHSPGHTKDGLFLYIENLGIWVTGDYLSDFELPIVFDSVKSYYNTLDKAEELINKFELSLLVPGHGQVSSNKEEIITRIELGRSYLKRLQKAVKNKNEAEINSLEKEFSFPSSFTKYCHESNVNNMKKEFSFV
- a CDS encoding M42 family metallopeptidase, yielding MSLSTLDAKLQMLKELTDANGVAGFEHEPREVMRKYITPLADEVVTDNLGSLIAVKTGDPNGPRIEVAGHLDEVGFMVTQIDDKGFLRFQTIGGWWSQVMLAQRVTISTKEGNITGIIGSKPPHIMSAEARRKVVDIKDMFIDIGASSKEEALEFGVRPGDQVVPYFEFQTMKNEKLLLAKAWDNRIGCAIAIDVLEQLQGQAHPNIVFGVGTVQEEVGLRGAKTSTYKIEPDIGFALDVGVAGDMPGVSEREAQGKLGKGPQIVLYDASMVSHKDLREFVVNVADEIGIPYQYESMPGGGTDAGSMHITMKGVPALAITIPTRYIHSHSGILHRDDYENTVKLIVEVIKRLDRDTVERLTYN